In Betta splendens chromosome 19, fBetSpl5.4, whole genome shotgun sequence, the following proteins share a genomic window:
- the ormdl3 gene encoding ORM1-like protein 3 translates to MNVGTAHSEVNPNTRVMNSRGMWLSYVLGIGLLHIILLSIPFVSVPVVWTLTNLIHNLCMYLLLHTVKGTPFETPDQGKARLLTHWEQMDYGVQFTASRKFLTITPIVLYILTSFYTKYDRVHFVVNTVSLLTVLIPKLPQLHGVRIFGINKY, encoded by the exons ATGAACGTGGGCACGGCGCACAGCGAGGTGAACCCCAACACGCGGGTGATGAACAGCAGGGGAATGTGGCTGTCGTACGTCCTGGGCATCGGCCTCCTGCACATCATCCTGCTCAGCATTCCCTTCGTCAGCGTGCCTGTGGTCTGGACCCTCACCAACCTCATCCACAACCTG TGCATGTACCTCCTACTCCACACAGTCAAAGGGACGCCCTTCGAGACCCCCGATCAGGGCAAGGCCCGTCTTCTGACCCACTGGGAGCAGATGGACTACGGAGTCCAGTTCACTGCTTCACGCAAGTTCCTCACCATCACACCCATTGTCCT GTACATCCTCACCAGCTTCTACACTAAATACGACCGGGTCCATTTTGTGGTCAACACCGTGTCCTTGCTCACTGTACTCATCCCCAAGCTGCCGCAGCTGCACGGCGTGAGGATCTTTGGGATAAATAAGTACTGA